In the genome of Phocaeicola salanitronis DSM 18170, one region contains:
- a CDS encoding DUF3836 domain-containing protein gives MEIITATTIFLASLNVYGECGFAYNAETSEDGIVTAKAVYHKSVCGKYLSPTLKYNYVYDGEQRLAQKEVLKWNCVTEKWDKSHILNYMYDENGYTIEYAVWDSGKQEYADVVAKQTYHESIDGALYIALYRWDDSGNDWVKQNDMVAMNLSGELLTSFEFEL, from the coding sequence ATGGAAATTATTACAGCAACAACGATTTTTTTAGCGTCATTGAACGTATATGGCGAGTGTGGGTTTGCATACAATGCAGAAACTTCTGAGGATGGAATTGTCACAGCCAAGGCTGTGTACCATAAGTCGGTATGTGGAAAGTATCTGTCTCCGACTCTGAAATACAACTATGTGTATGACGGAGAGCAACGTCTGGCACAGAAAGAAGTGTTGAAGTGGAACTGCGTAACAGAGAAATGGGATAAATCGCACATTTTGAATTACATGTATGATGAAAACGGATATACCATTGAGTATGCCGTATGGGACAGTGGCAAACAGGAATACGCTGATGTGGTTGCCAAGCAGACTTATCATGAAAGCATTGACGGTGCGCTTTATATCGCTTTGTATAGATGGGATGATTCCGGGAACGATTGGGTGAAACAGAATGACATGGTCGCCATGAACCTGTCAGGCGAACTTCTGACATCTTTTGAATTTGAATTATAA